From Lucilia cuprina isolate Lc7/37 chromosome 4, ASM2204524v1, whole genome shotgun sequence:
TGAGACTTTCTTTTCTGCAACATTGGAGTTAAGGGCCTTCTTGCGAGCTGCCTGACTTCCCTTAGTTGATGATTCAGTAGAGGTTCGACCACTAACTGAAGGTTTTTTCTTATCATAGTACCATTCCATGTATTTTGGAATACTGCCCGCTCTTGCTCTGCCGTAGGAACCTTCATCGCGTTCCAACAAATCCGTTTCGCTTTGTGAAACTCGACTTTCGTGTATTTCCGTAGTAGTGATTTGTGTGCCACTTTCATCATTTGATTGGTATTTCGTTATGGATACTCGACTTTTTGGAGGTTCTGAGACTGTTTGTTTCCTTTTTACGTTGCGTTGGGAAGCGTTGCTGGCACGGGAGCTATCGCTACGCGATAAACGAGGTTTCGCTTCTGGCAATGCTTCACCTCGATGTTCCGAAGAAGATCGCGAATTTGACCCATTGTTAGTTTTAACAATATTGGTTCCACTCCCCCCACCATCGCTGACGTGAATTTCGAAACGGTGCTGTTGCGTTGAATTTCTTCTAGAATCACTTCTGTTCCGATGTTGGTTACTTGGTGTGATGGCGTTGCTTTTTATGACTATTTCGCCAGCATCAGAGTCGTTGGAGTAGTCAGCGTCAACATCGAGTTGCTGCTGATATTCCTCATCGTCTGAATGTTCATCGTAGTATTCCAGTTGTTCAACGCGTATTTTTCTTCGATTTTGGTTATCTTTTGCATCGTATGTTTCATCTAAGGAGTCAGATATTTCCATTAGTATGTCACGGTTTAAGGGTTCTTTGTGATGGGATGAATTTGCTTTTTGTTGCTTCTCTTCAGTTTTAAGACGTCTCAAAATGCTAGCTTTTGTTTCGCCATTATTTCGTGGTGGCTTTTTCGGAGTTGGACGTTTTCTTGCTTTATAGTACTCTTCGTCATCTTCTTCCTTGATGGGTGTTCGAATTTTTCGTTTAACTTCTTCCACCATAACAATTCGTTTGCGCGGATGACTTCCATTGCGATACTTTCCTCGTCTTCGGGGCTTACGGCGTTTTATGCAGTAAACAACTCCTTCAGGGCTATTAGGAGAACTAAGACGAATGTACTCGTAGTCTTCTTCTTCAGAACCAGAATCATCATTTTCACTTCGTGCTCTTCGCCTTACTGTTCGTCCTTGTGTAATTACAGACGTTCGATATGAACAGCCTTCATCCATCTCTGTTTGTGTACCAGCTTCACACTCGGTTTGAGTGGCTATTTCCATTGACTGGCCGGGTAGGCTTTGAGTTTCAAGTGCTACTTCGTGCTGAACATAAcgagtttcaattttttctttttccattaGAATTTGTCGCAACAATTCGTTTTGTTGCTTAAGAGAATTTTCTAGTTCTTGGGTTAAAGATTGATTCGACGTCGCAGGCTGCATCTGGTTGGGAAAACCATCCACTTGCAAAGTGCTAATTGCACCCTGCGCTGGTTGTGTATGAATTACTTTTACTTCCGGCTCTGTCTGTGAGTAGACAATACTATTTGGACCAGATTTTCCCAAAGGAAATGTATCACCTTTTAAAGTCGagttttgttgtatttcatTTGGCATCGATTGGATGTAGGTGGCTCCTGGAACAATTTGATAATGTTCACGTATAATTTGTTTGCCATCAGGTTGTTCTTCTATAAAACGGCGCATAAGAATTTCTTTTCCACTATTATCAACCATTAACAACTGCGGGTGTGAAAGGTTTGTACTCTTCAATGGTACGTTGACGTAAATGTTATCGTCATCTGCCATACCGGTGGTTCCTCCAATTGCTCCTGCATCTCGATTCTTGTCTCGAGTCATTAATTGCAATATTTCAACATTTccatctttaataaaaaactctcttttatttttaagactGCTTCGAGCTGTATTATAGTCAATATCACTTCCCCTATCAATTTCATGGCGACGCATGGAATCATCATCGATTTGATGTCTTTGCGCCATCTCTTCACTGTCATAACGTTTTCTTTGTTGGCGATTAACTTTACTGCGGCGAAATTGTTCCTGTTCCTCGTTATCTTCATCAACTAGTTCGCGTTCATCGATAACGTCTTCAATATAGACATCACGATCATTAATAAGATTAGTTCTAGAATTATGAAAACTAAGATGAGTATCGTCTTTGGCTGTACGGGTATTtctgtaaataaagaaaattattgttttttagttcGTATGTACATTCTCCTGAAGATTGCAACTCACTTTATTTTAACTCTTCTATGATGTTCCTCGGCCGATCGTATGCGACGAGTTTCTTCAGAATGTGCTCTCGCTTCGCCTACGTCGGTCACATGAACTACACCTAGGTTTTCGTCAAACTGTTGGCGGCCATTGTGGAACTCCCAACGGGTAGGCTTCGTTCGTGGATCGGTCGGTTTGTCCGCGGACCAGGCCTCGCGTCTTCCCATCCACTCGGCGACCTTGAAATAATCAGtagattttttgataaattatattttttttattatttatcatttattaaatatatgcaTATTTAAAGCATGGTTTTATCTCTATGCCAATAGTTATACATAGTTTCCATTATTCAGATAGAGAGCTATATACATAAAGAGTTAAGAAAACGGAATGGAGTTTAAAGCGTTAAAGAATGCCACATTAAGGCCCATTATTATACCTTGCCAATATATGTTTTCTTATAgttaattagtttttcattatatgtaaatatattttatctaaaaGTGATCGATAAGCCAACGTGAACATAGGcgttattttaacttttagcGTAAGCGCATGGAATATGTTgccatatttatgtatttgataACATatgaagaataaaaaattaatgaaaattcaatGGAAACACTTCATAGTgtggaaaatagtttttttgtgataattgtaataatgaacataaataatattcactTTTTAGATTACTTTGGTTGAAGTTACTGAAGGGTACTTTGGTAATCCTTAGAAGGTAATTCATAATAGTTGGCGAAAAACCTTTAAATTTCAACTACTGTAAagagatttaattttatatgcaGTCTTTAATCCcaaattttgctgttttttccattaaataaagtaaaaaagctattttttgttttaaaaatcttgttaaataaaaaaatggggatttaaattaaaaaatatatatttttgttatctatgaaaaatgaaatatgtagttataaaaaatatattttggtaattttttttattaaaaaagggattaaatattgacagtttccatataaaaattacttcaaaattCATAGTTAAtatgatatacatattttaactataatttttcACAATAAAGTTTGAATCGTACATAAAAgccttttttgacattttttaattaGGAGTTGCGATAGTGGAACgagtaattgtttttttttttttcaaaacattaaaaatattaaaaataagactataactaaaactgaagagtgGTTAATCTAGTATTGTAGCAAAAGTGAGTGagtgatgttaatttaatattaatactttttcgGCACctttttgaatttcattttcACTGTAACGGCAGAAAAGGAAATTCAAAAACggtggttttttattttttatgaatttttgattgataatttgttaatatttctaaAGCACACAACCAAAatttaactaaagaaaaaaagaactaaaacaaaaccacTACTATCATTCACAGCTTGCaaataaggaaataaaaaatgaaaaacttaagaaaaattgtgcagtacaaaaaaatacgaaatattTTGCTCATAAAAGCCagtacgaaaaaataaaaaagtgaaaaaaacccTTGAAGCATTTACGGTATTGTTCGAtatatctattttatttttgccaCTACATATTACAGAGGTCTagagtgagttttttttttgtatttgtatctaTATATAATTGTATACTGTAGGAAAGATTtgcaaatttgcaaaaatttgtttaatttttgtcaaaatCTACCTGaacagattttgtttgttttccatTTGCCATTTCCCTATGTACTAGATGAACATCGTCTTCAGTTCTACTGATATTAACTATTCTTTTGCTAcaagagaaaaagaaataattagaatagaatgaatgaatggatgGATGGGTAAATGAATGTATGAGGAGTCAATTTAATGGATATTTTGGATAAATAGTCGATAATGGGATCATTTGGGATTATGTACTATAAAATTGATGATGATAGAGAAATTATATGGATTGATTGGATAATGGTGATGCTTCAATCATATTATCTGCACCATagctacatatgtatgaatgatttttttagaaCTGGATATTTTATCAAGCAGTCAATTAATATGATAAAAAAGTGTTTGCTAATTATGttatagaaattgtttattttttctaaataaaaattgaataaaatttaaatatttttctccaATTTTTAAATGATATGACTGCTTGATGGATTCTAGTAGGTATTATTGTAGATAGAGGAATTAAAATAACagaagtatataaaatacatacctAGTAGCACCATAAAGGGGACACCAGGAACATATACAGCACAATAGTAGTATCAGTATAGTCAAGGCAACCAATGTGGCAAGAAGTATTAGTAAccaaaataatagtttattttcaGCTTTATACAGTGTCTGCAATGGGGTAAgatccttttttttaatttatgggaTTTATAAAACTGTAACAGAAAATTTCTACTTACATCTGTTTCACTTGTGCTGGCTTCCCGACCAGTCATAATAGCAAAGGAACTATTATGTTGGGATAGGCGCTGTTGGATTTGTGATATATCGACAACTGAAGAACTATCATAAAGTACGGTGGCTGTAACTACACTTCTGTCCTTGATATCTGGATTACCCGAGGGTGGAATATTTTGTGCTCCTGGTTCATCTGGTTTTAATGCACGAATTTCGTGTATGATAACTTTGCCACCAGTAATAGTGGATAATGTCTCTTCGGTTTTAGCTTTATCTGGATTCAAACCAGGCACTACAAAGGTAACAGCTCTTGTACGACTTTCTGGAGGATATATACGTATAGTGGTTGTACTTGATCGAACTGGTACGCCTAAATCGTATGCTCGAGCCGtaagtataaaaatgttttgatcTTCGGCCGAAGGTGACGATGATGTCATTGTTTGCCTTTTGTTTCGCATGGAAACCTCTTTTTTGGCACGAAAGTTAACTTTTTCCCGGACGGTTAATTCCCCCGTTATCTTGTCTAAAGCAAAATTATTGTCATAGTTACCATTGATGAGCTCATAACGAACTTCATTATTAGGTGCAGTGGCATCCTTATCAACCGCATGTATGATGGCTGTTGtggtaaaactttttaaatctgGAGCCAAAATAAACTCGTAAACGTCTTTTTCAAATATCGGCGTTTCGTCATTCACATCAATTAGTTTAATTACTAATGGCACTTGAGCTCTATTGCCGGTACCATCATTGTCGCGTGCCTCAACATATAAATGATACTCGGGCATAACTTCCCGGTCAAAGCCATGGTTATTTGTAGACACTGTTATTAACCCGGTTTCGGCATCTAAATTCAGTGAGGTATTAAGATAACCCAGTATTGCGGTATAACGAACACGACCACCCATCGCCGTATCGACATCATCAGCGTGAACTTGAACGACCTTAGTGCCGACCGTCATATTTTCAGGTAGTTCTACCGTATAAACTGGCTGTGTGAAGACCGGAGAATTGTCATTGACATCGTTAATATAAACAGTAACATTAACGATGGCTGAGAGATTAGTTGCGGGTCCCAGTTCCTGAGCTAAAATCTGAAACTCAACCGTTTGGCGTTCTTCATAGTCCAAAAGTATGTTATCACGTACACGTATTAAAAATGACGCACTACGTTCAGCGACATTGGGCGAAATCTCAAATGTTCCGTTATTGTTGAGTAACGTCAGCGAGAATACG
This genomic window contains:
- the LOC111678641 gene encoding cadherin-86C; this translates as MTYIYNKCHLGISVAEMASSNNNTHTKSSSKRRRKRHNHRRFTLQQQQQQQQPYQEQHASLTAIPSSITTTLPSTLTSCLSHNNISTSLSSSSLLPIFSSFNSYSCREFTKNTATTTSMKCCDTTSSSSTKMTRRHLSTTALLSWTTAYRILTISLLIGILSPSSVLCVDPKFDPSTRMRLVLVPADAQVGSVIYRLRATDEEFDYPLTFEFVGDASSSTVKIESLPCTKYNSVCQANVVLSRRLEPGRYYDFQVSVKDTKGGMATQLCSITATNFTTPHDLIFPHKPGIIMIPEDAKRGTELDYVIARKNPLFQKPVYLELWGSPLFAIRQKIVSPETTEGTIFLLGPLDFEKQAMYHLTILANDAYAEPGQDSRNIAGMEIVVIVQDVQDQPPVFTSAPPVTKLPPGILPGDKILQVHAEDGDKGSPREVRYGLVSEGNPFTSFFDINDTSGMLIKNYSHTYVSRVDENAPQGTALTFVDPYVPRVYDDDTGKNGVFSLTLLNNNGTFEISPNVAERSASFLIRVRDNILLDYEERQTVEFQILAQELGPATNLSAIVNVTVYINDVNDNSPVFTQPVYTVELPENMTVGTKVVQVHADDVDTAMGGRVRYTAILGYLNTSLNLDAETGLITVSTNNHGFDREVMPEYHLYVEARDNDGTGNRAQVPLVIKLIDVNDETPIFEKDVYEFILAPDLKSFTTTAIIHAVDKDATAPNNEVRYELINGNYDNNFALDKITGELTVREKVNFRAKKEVSMRNKRQTMTSSSPSAEDQNIFILTARAYDLGVPVRSSTTTIRIYPPESRTRAVTFVVPGLNPDKAKTEETLSTITGGKVIIHEIRALKPDEPGAQNIPPSGNPDIKDRSVVTATVLYDSSSVVDISQIQQRLSQHNSSFAIMTGREASTSETDTLYKAENKLLFWLLILLATLVALTILILLLCCICSWCPLYGATSKRIVNISRTEDDVHLVHREMANGKQTKSVQVAEWMGRREAWSADKPTDPRTKPTRWEFHNGRQQFDENLGVVHVTDVGEARAHSEETRRIRSAEEHHRRVKIKNTRTAKDDTHLSFHNSRTNLINDRDVYIEDVIDERELVDEDNEEQEQFRRSKVNRQQRKRYDSEEMAQRHQIDDDSMRRHEIDRGSDIDYNTARSSLKNKREFFIKDGNVEILQLMTRDKNRDAGAIGGTTGMADDDNIYVNVPLKSTNLSHPQLLMVDNSGKEILMRRFIEEQPDGKQIIREHYQIVPGATYIQSMPNEIQQNSTLKGDTFPLGKSGPNSIVYSQTEPEVKVIHTQPAQGAISTLQVDGFPNQMQPATSNQSLTQELENSLKQQNELLRQILMEKEKIETRYVQHEVALETQSLPGQSMEIATQTECEAGTQTEMDEGCSYRTSVITQGRTVRRRARSENDDSGSEEEDYEYIRLSSPNSPEGVVYCIKRRKPRRRGKYRNGSHPRKRIVMVEEVKRKIRTPIKEEDDEEYYKARKRPTPKKPPRNNGETKASILRRLKTEEKQQKANSSHHKEPLNRDILMEISDSLDETYDAKDNQNRRKIRVEQLEYYDEHSDDEEYQQQLDVDADYSNDSDAGEIVIKSNAITPSNQHRNRSDSRRNSTQQHRFEIHVSDGGGSGTNIVKTNNGSNSRSSSEHRGEALPEAKPRLSRSDSSRASNASQRNVKRKQTVSEPPKSRVSITKYQSNDESGTQITTTEIHESRVSQSETDLLERDEGSYGRARAGSIPKYMEWYYDKKKPSVSGRTSTESSTKGSQAARKKALNSNVAEKKVSKTRLHIKHVDAATANQDETKFKPEPAPRKSPPKGNRLLKEDIVKNKQLKPRIETETNHPLVQHSEHRFERENIPDVPVPPSKLPHYIYPETPPTFSGNKDVNAKVPKPKPSPIKENEVKVSKSSSSKINLYIEDPNGNHPTTSHNSSSTSVQKQLNAATLEDDHDSGIAMNSLLNSMGRRNPIAEKKSVFSIAYDDVSRVQKITSGGESPPQY